Proteins encoded by one window of Girardinichthys multiradiatus isolate DD_20200921_A chromosome 14, DD_fGirMul_XY1, whole genome shotgun sequence:
- the LOC124880621 gene encoding V-set and immunoglobulin domain-containing protein 1-like isoform X1 — MFREVLLLEDLRNITASPGKDATMTCPDVDRKSFITVEWRRAEDDEHVIVFRNGKITPVDQHPSYKDRVDLQMKDGNVSLVLKNVTINDSGTYECRVLTQENGEMKHICSIYLDVPPQGNLDGSKGDGGNNNGSGQFILGGALKVAAAAATFSFLILAAVIRIERNTDLSQNSPTPPDEPSQHV, encoded by the exons ATGTTCAGGgaggttctcctgctggaag ATCTCAGAAACATCACAGCTTCTCCTGGAAAGGATGCCACCATGACATGTCCAGATGTTGATAGGAAGAGCTTCATAACTGTGGAGTGGAGAAGAGCTGAAGATGATGAACATGTGATTGTGTTTAGAAATGGAAAAATTACTCCTGTAGACCAGCATCCATCTTATAAAGACCGTGTGGATCTGCAGATGAAGGATGGAAACGTTTCTTTGGTTCTGAAGAACGTGACGATTAATGACAGCGGAACATATGAGTGCAGAGTTCTGACACAAGAAAACGGGGAGATGAAACACATCTGCAGCATCTACCTGGATGTTCCTCCTCAAG GGAACCTGGATGGAAGTAAAGGCGATGGAGGGAACAACAATGGATCTGGTCAATTTATCCTTGGTGGGGCCCTAAAagtggctgctgctgctgctactttTTCCTTTCTCATTCTTGCTGCTGTTATTAGGATAGAGAGAAACACCGATTTAAGCCAGAACTCCCCAACACCTCCTGATGAACCATCTCAGCACGTTTGA
- the LOC124880621 gene encoding V-set and immunoglobulin domain-containing protein 1-like isoform X2, with amino-acid sequence MTCPDVDRKSFITVEWRRAEDDEHVIVFRNGKITPVDQHPSYKDRVDLQMKDGNVSLVLKNVTINDSGTYECRVLTQENGEMKHICSIYLDVPPQGNLDGSKGDGGNNNGSGQFILGGALKVAAAAATFSFLILAAVIRIERNTDLSQNSPTPPDEPSQHV; translated from the exons ATGACATGTCCAGATGTTGATAGGAAGAGCTTCATAACTGTGGAGTGGAGAAGAGCTGAAGATGATGAACATGTGATTGTGTTTAGAAATGGAAAAATTACTCCTGTAGACCAGCATCCATCTTATAAAGACCGTGTGGATCTGCAGATGAAGGATGGAAACGTTTCTTTGGTTCTGAAGAACGTGACGATTAATGACAGCGGAACATATGAGTGCAGAGTTCTGACACAAGAAAACGGGGAGATGAAACACATCTGCAGCATCTACCTGGATGTTCCTCCTCAAG GGAACCTGGATGGAAGTAAAGGCGATGGAGGGAACAACAATGGATCTGGTCAATTTATCCTTGGTGGGGCCCTAAAagtggctgctgctgctgctactttTTCCTTTCTCATTCTTGCTGCTGTTATTAGGATAGAGAGAAACACCGATTTAAGCCAGAACTCCCCAACACCTCCTGATGAACCATCTCAGCACGTTTGA
- the LOC124880579 gene encoding uncharacterized protein LOC124880579, which produces MKRENNNLVEEEGGLYSSSPARDEKHQMSERRMEETPQSLLLCLSFLLCCRINQAGLTVSPSRSQFFEGDSVSLSCEEDNISAGWTVRRNTAKRQSECKDGWGKPAGSSCNISSLYEHDTGVYWCESREGAASSSIQFTVSGGSVILQSPVLPVMEGDDVTLSCQTKTSSNLPAAFIKDGSLIRTEPAGHMTLHHVTSSDEGLYKCNISGHGESPSSWISVSVKLTTTTCTTSIPPTTPPPASSSSLLSILLPLASLCVVFLLVLLVLLVKRHHHKSKAGKGDDITYSDVQITHLQQQKVKPSRDGLETFSQFFRTEFREESLKFWSAYEYRTTDPGTKLLSKAKYISTVFMESEAP; this is translated from the exons ATGAAGAGAGAGAACAACAACCTGGTAGAGGAAGAGGGCGGTCTTTATTCTTCGTCTCCAGCCAGAGATGAAAAGCATCAAATGAGTGAGAGAAGAATGGAGGAAACACcacagagtctgctgcttt GTCTgagtttcctgctgtgctgcaGAATAAACCAAG CTGGTCTGACTGTGAGTCCCAGTAGATCTCAGTTCTTTGAAGGAGACTCTGTGTCTCTGAGCTGTGAGGAGGACAACATCTCTGCTGGATGGACTGTGAGGAGAAACACAGCCAAACGTCAGTCTGAGTGTAAAGATGGATGGGGGAAACCAGCTGGTTCCTCCTGTAACATCAGCAGCCTCTATGAACATGATACTGGAGTGTACTGGTGTGAGTCcagagagggagcagccagcagcagcatccagttcactgtctctg gtggatcagtgatcctGCAGAGTCCTGTCCTCCCTGTGATGGAGGGAGATGACGTCACTCTGAGCTGTCAAACAAAGACTTCCTCCAACCTCCcagctgctttcattaaagatggCTCCCTCATCAGGACTGAGCCTgcaggtcacatgaccctcCACCATGTGACCAGCTCTGATGAAGGTCTCTACAAGTGTAACATCAGTGGTCATGGAGAGTCTCCATCCAGCTGGATCTCTGTCTCAG TGAAACTCACCACCACCACTTGCACCACCTCCATCCCTCCAACCACTCCTCCTCCTGCCTCCTCATCATCTCTTCTTTCCATCTTGTTGCCTCTTGCATCTTTATGTGTTGTGTTTCTACTGGTGTTACTGGTTCTACTGGTGAAGAGACATCATCACAAGTCAAAAG CTGGTAAAGGAGACGACATCACGTACAGCGACGTCCAAATAACTCATCTTCAGCAACAGAAAGTCAAACCCAGCAGAG ATGGGCTGGAAACCTTCTCTCAGTTCTTCAGGACAGAGTTCAGAGAGGAAAGCCTCAAGTTCTGGTCGGCCTATGAATACAGAACCACTGATCCAGGAACAAAGCTGCTGTCCAAAGCCAAATATATTTCTACAGTCTTTATGGAATCAGAGGCCCCATAA